The following coding sequences lie in one Pseudoxanthomonas sp. SE1 genomic window:
- the tyrS gene encoding tyrosine--tRNA ligase: MSSAEALALIGRGADEILKIEDLEARLKLGRPLRVKAGFDPTAPDLHLGHTVLLNKMRQFQDLGHQVIFLIGDFTGMIGDPSGKNITRKPLSREDVLANARTYEDQVFKVLDREKTEVRFNSEWFGKMAAADMIRLAGQHTVARMLERDDFAKRYAAQQSIAIHEFLYPLVQGYDSVALQADVELGGTDQKFNLLMGRGLQEHHGQAPQIVLTMPLLEGLDGVNKMSKSLGNYIGVSEPAIDIVTKTMKIGDDLMWRWIELLSFEIGVAEASGLKASVAGGALNPRDVKLRLARELATRFHDAGEAEKAIAGWHAVVTGQGDTSLLELKDVVVPAEGIRIAALLTAAGITPSNSEANRKLKERAVRVEGEVVEDAGLQLEPGFEGVLQVGKRNFARVRLVTG, translated from the coding sequence GTGTCCTCCGCAGAAGCGCTTGCCCTGATCGGCCGTGGTGCCGACGAAATCCTGAAGATCGAAGACCTGGAAGCCCGCCTGAAGCTGGGGCGGCCCCTGCGCGTGAAGGCAGGTTTCGACCCCACGGCGCCAGATCTCCACCTGGGCCATACGGTGCTGCTGAACAAGATGCGCCAGTTCCAGGACCTGGGGCACCAGGTGATCTTCCTGATCGGCGACTTCACCGGAATGATCGGCGACCCGTCCGGCAAGAACATCACCCGCAAGCCATTGAGCCGCGAGGATGTGCTGGCCAACGCACGCACCTACGAAGACCAGGTGTTCAAGGTGCTGGACCGGGAAAAGACCGAGGTCCGCTTCAATTCCGAATGGTTCGGCAAGATGGCGGCGGCGGACATGATCCGCCTCGCCGGCCAGCACACCGTGGCCCGCATGCTCGAGCGTGACGACTTCGCCAAGCGCTACGCCGCCCAGCAGTCCATCGCCATCCATGAATTCCTGTACCCGTTGGTGCAAGGCTATGACTCGGTGGCCCTGCAGGCGGATGTCGAACTCGGCGGTACCGACCAGAAGTTCAACCTGCTGATGGGTCGCGGCCTGCAGGAGCATCACGGCCAGGCACCGCAGATCGTGCTTACCATGCCGCTGCTGGAGGGCCTGGATGGCGTCAACAAGATGTCCAAATCGCTGGGCAACTACATCGGCGTCAGCGAGCCGGCCATCGACATCGTCACCAAGACCATGAAGATCGGCGACGACCTGATGTGGCGCTGGATCGAGCTGTTGAGCTTCGAGATCGGCGTGGCGGAGGCGTCCGGGCTGAAGGCTTCCGTCGCGGGGGGCGCACTGAACCCGCGCGACGTGAAGCTGCGCCTTGCACGTGAACTGGCCACCCGTTTCCATGATGCGGGCGAGGCCGAGAAGGCGATCGCGGGCTGGCATGCGGTGGTGACGGGGCAGGGCGATACGTCGCTGCTGGAACTGAAGGATGTCGTGGTGCCTGCGGAAGGCATCCGCATTGCCGCGCTGCTCACGGCGGCCGGCATCACACCCAGCAACTCCGAAGCCAACCGCAAGCTCAAGGAGCGCGCGGTCAGGGTGGAAGGCGAAGTGGTCGAAGACGCGGGGCTTCAGCTGGAGCCCGGTTTCGAGGGCGTCCTGCAGGTAGGCAAACGCAATTTCGCGCGTGTCCGTCTGGTGACTGGCTGA